The Terriglobus tenax genome contains a region encoding:
- a CDS encoding FG-GAP repeat domain-containing protein has protein sequence MKKLLCVLALSAAAMAHAASRPADIAFRTSMIDPGYGETVAVADLNKDGKLDIVAGESWYEGPKWIKHPLRSIDYASGYIDNFSDQVMDVDGDGWPDVIQCSYFAHNIVWLKNPGKAGGAWKVTEIDNSGPTEFAFLVDLNNDGKANELLPEFDRENVPAAWFELKDHQWIKHTVSHQSYGHGIGAGDINGDGRADILTPRGWLEAPADVHSTAEWTWHANDWGGKPIYPAGTRMDLPLTPPVNNGRISMSQLHLIDINGDGRKDLVAGMAHDYGFAWYEQNADGTFTQHIIDASWSQVHEVVPVDLNGDGQLDFVAGKRYFAHNGADPGERDPVGIYWYEWKKVPATQATSRGPGNGGVEWIRHIIDYGGRMGAGVQTVVVDIDGDGDLDVISAGKSGLFVAENLTKSQK, from the coding sequence ATGAAAAAGCTGTTGTGCGTCCTCGCTCTGTCTGCCGCTGCCATGGCTCATGCTGCCAGCCGTCCGGCGGACATCGCCTTCCGCACCTCCATGATCGATCCAGGCTACGGCGAAACCGTTGCCGTGGCTGACCTGAACAAGGACGGCAAGCTCGACATCGTCGCCGGCGAAAGCTGGTACGAGGGGCCGAAGTGGATCAAGCATCCTCTGCGCTCCATCGACTACGCCTCCGGATACATCGACAACTTCAGTGACCAGGTGATGGACGTCGACGGCGACGGATGGCCCGACGTCATCCAGTGCAGCTACTTCGCGCACAATATCGTCTGGCTGAAGAACCCCGGTAAGGCCGGCGGCGCGTGGAAGGTGACCGAGATCGACAACTCCGGCCCCACCGAGTTCGCCTTCCTCGTCGACCTGAACAACGACGGCAAGGCCAATGAACTGCTCCCCGAGTTCGACCGCGAGAATGTCCCTGCCGCATGGTTTGAGTTGAAAGACCATCAGTGGATCAAGCACACCGTCTCGCACCAGAGCTACGGCCACGGCATCGGCGCGGGGGACATCAACGGCGATGGCCGCGCCGACATCCTCACTCCACGCGGCTGGCTCGAAGCTCCTGCAGACGTCCATTCCACCGCCGAGTGGACCTGGCATGCCAACGACTGGGGCGGGAAGCCTATCTATCCCGCCGGGACTCGCATGGACCTGCCGCTGACGCCGCCGGTCAACAACGGTCGCATCTCCATGAGCCAGCTTCACCTCATCGACATCAACGGCGACGGACGCAAGGACCTCGTTGCCGGCATGGCGCACGACTACGGCTTCGCCTGGTATGAGCAGAACGCCGACGGTACCTTCACCCAGCACATCATCGACGCAAGCTGGTCGCAGGTGCATGAGGTTGTCCCCGTCGATTTGAATGGCGATGGCCAGCTCGACTTCGTTGCGGGCAAACGCTACTTCGCGCATAACGGGGCCGATCCCGGGGAACGCGACCCGGTCGGCATCTACTGGTACGAGTGGAAGAAGGTTCCGGCCACGCAGGCTACTTCCCGCGGCCCCGGCAACGGCGGTGTCGAGTGGATCCGCCACATCATCGACTACGGCGGACGCATGGGGGCAGGCGTCCAGACAGTGGTCGTAGACATCGACGGGGACGGAGACCTCGACGTCATCAGCGCGGGGAAGTCCGGCCTCTTCGTCGCGGAGAACCTGACGAAGTCTCAGAAGTAG